The Algoriphagus sp. TR-M9 genome has a window encoding:
- a CDS encoding two-component regulator propeller domain-containing protein: protein MKTLFLFLGCAFLFFSCSKDSDLTPAPDSTGMVMSVPDIRVLSELPDSLQPAVIALSERPSPPFFPVSYHSDQVVSVLDESGNMGTRTLYQPEVQHLPYLMDENGSPIVDSDGRPFIAGDGGVSQFKNFSTDQGLALDAVNCAVLDSRGQLWFGTNGGGISRFDGVEFTSFTTTLGLSSNTVRSMLEDSRGVLWVGTVGGGVSSYDGNVFTNYTVENGLADDVILSILEDEEGNLWFGTYGSGVSKYNRSEFTTFNTENGLPDDVIVSMAQDQLGNIWFGTNGGGVAKFDGSQFITFTMADGLPSNRIRSIYAAEDGQIWFGTIGGGVSRYDGKSFHNYGLKHGLPSVIVRAIVEDEEHDIWLATENGVSRFDGGHFTSYTREQGLPSNSILDVVKDGNGKLWFCTDGGGVSRFGGRSFTNFTTAQGLADNIVLSSVQDQQGSIWFGTASGGVSKFDGKAFTSFGSTQGLAGEIVSSSLLDRHGELWFGTNGGGVSHFNGEGFRNYTVSQGLPVNEIYHVAEDSKGNLWFGTDGGGVSKFDGAGFTNYTAENGLAGDVILNVVEDSFHKIWFGAADGGLSRFDGLSFVNFSPAQGLADYAVIRLVEDSKGNLWIGTENGLSFLSHHSLRKMESISDPDEYRTAFGAKLFETFTLEDGLPDNVILQIAELPNGKMAVGSNQGIVLFDSPADSLETLDSLRNLEIFNTETGFPVKDLVDGQNGMFVDKSGVIWAGTGNTRTALVRFDPRELKRNTQKPELIFKELRINEEVISWHSLSSSYTIDEQGESVNTFARTSDELIVYGKKLQDSERQQLQDNFKGVDFDSISSFYPIPQELVLPYSHNNINIDFGTNELAKPSLVEYQFMLDGYDDKWSPILKRTTANYGNIPEGSYTLNVRARFTGPVEGDAGAWTAPIQFSFEVLPPWYRTWWAFLIYSLAIVFLIFRLYIYQRNKLIKQENEKAKERELEHAKAIEVAYTELAATHENLKGAQAQLVHSEKMASLGELMAGIAHEIQNPLNFVNNFSEVTNELVKEIKEEVAKPAEIRDVELEAEILDDIESNLEKINKHGKRAGAIVKGMLQHSRSGKGIKELTNLNALSEEYMKLAFHGLKAKESDFNADFETQLDDDAPKIEVVVQDIGRVLLNVFNNAFYACAERAKALLPSQHVSLAEGAGQVEDFQPKVTLMTKKIGFGDERKGIQILISDNGKGIPKSVIDKIFQPFFTTKPTGQGTGLGLSLSYDIIKAHGGEISVKSTENEGTTFTINLYASPLAL, encoded by the coding sequence ATGAAGACTTTATTCCTATTTTTAGGATGTGCATTTCTTTTTTTTTCCTGTTCGAAAGACAGTGATTTGACTCCTGCACCAGATTCCACAGGTATGGTTATGTCTGTACCAGACATAAGAGTACTTTCAGAACTACCAGACAGTCTTCAGCCTGCAGTGATAGCGCTGAGTGAGCGACCCAGTCCTCCTTTCTTCCCCGTTTCCTACCATTCTGATCAGGTGGTGAGTGTTTTAGATGAATCGGGGAATATGGGGACTAGAACATTGTATCAGCCAGAAGTGCAGCATTTACCTTACCTGATGGATGAAAATGGATCGCCGATAGTAGATTCCGATGGCCGCCCTTTTATTGCTGGTGACGGAGGGGTTTCTCAGTTCAAAAACTTTTCTACGGACCAAGGGTTGGCTTTGGATGCAGTAAACTGTGCCGTGCTGGATAGTAGGGGCCAACTATGGTTTGGGACCAATGGCGGGGGAATCAGCCGATTTGATGGAGTGGAGTTTACCAGTTTCACTACCACACTGGGCCTGTCCAGCAATACCGTGCGTAGCATGCTCGAAGATAGCCGGGGTGTCCTTTGGGTAGGCACCGTAGGAGGAGGAGTGAGTAGCTATGATGGTAATGTTTTCACCAATTATACCGTAGAAAATGGGTTGGCAGACGATGTGATCCTTAGCATTCTGGAGGATGAAGAAGGGAATCTTTGGTTCGGAACTTACGGCTCTGGAGTGAGCAAATACAATAGAAGTGAATTCACCACATTTAATACAGAAAATGGCCTTCCGGATGATGTCATCGTGAGTATGGCTCAGGATCAGCTGGGCAATATTTGGTTTGGGACCAATGGCGGAGGAGTGGCCAAATTTGATGGATCCCAGTTTATCACCTTTACAATGGCTGATGGGCTACCTTCTAATCGAATCCGAAGTATCTACGCTGCCGAAGATGGCCAAATTTGGTTTGGTACTATAGGCGGGGGAGTCAGTCGTTATGATGGGAAAAGCTTTCATAATTACGGCTTAAAGCACGGCCTGCCTTCAGTCATCGTAAGAGCCATCGTAGAAGATGAAGAGCATGACATCTGGTTGGCCACCGAAAATGGCGTAAGTAGATTTGACGGTGGGCATTTCACTTCTTATACCCGGGAGCAAGGCTTGCCCAGCAATAGCATATTGGATGTGGTCAAGGACGGAAATGGCAAATTATGGTTCTGTACGGATGGAGGTGGGGTAAGCCGCTTTGGAGGCAGGAGCTTTACTAATTTCACAACAGCACAAGGTTTGGCAGATAATATTGTGTTGAGTTCTGTGCAGGATCAGCAGGGCAGCATCTGGTTTGGGACAGCCTCAGGTGGGGTTAGCAAGTTTGATGGCAAGGCTTTTACGAGCTTCGGATCTACACAGGGATTGGCCGGAGAAATAGTCAGCAGCAGTTTACTAGATAGACATGGAGAACTTTGGTTTGGAACCAATGGAGGAGGAGTCAGCCATTTTAATGGAGAGGGTTTCAGGAATTACACCGTATCGCAAGGCCTTCCGGTCAATGAGATTTATCACGTAGCGGAGGACTCCAAAGGCAACCTTTGGTTTGGTACGGATGGAGGAGGGGTGAGTAAATTTGACGGAGCAGGTTTTACCAACTATACCGCTGAAAATGGACTCGCTGGAGATGTGATTCTGAATGTGGTAGAAGATAGTTTTCATAAAATCTGGTTTGGGGCAGCTGATGGCGGACTTTCCCGCTTTGATGGCTTGTCATTTGTTAATTTTTCACCCGCGCAAGGTTTGGCAGATTATGCAGTCATCAGGCTGGTGGAGGATAGTAAGGGAAACCTCTGGATAGGCACTGAAAACGGACTCAGTTTTTTGAGCCATCATAGTTTGAGGAAAATGGAAAGCATCTCCGACCCGGATGAGTATAGAACTGCTTTTGGGGCGAAATTATTTGAGACATTTACCCTAGAAGATGGACTTCCGGACAATGTCATTCTGCAGATTGCGGAATTGCCAAATGGTAAAATGGCCGTAGGAAGCAATCAGGGAATCGTATTATTTGACTCCCCGGCAGATAGCTTGGAAACATTGGATTCATTGCGAAATCTAGAAATCTTTAATACTGAAACCGGGTTTCCTGTGAAGGATTTGGTAGATGGGCAAAATGGAATGTTCGTGGATAAATCAGGGGTGATTTGGGCAGGAACTGGGAATACACGCACAGCTTTGGTCAGGTTTGATCCTAGAGAACTGAAGCGTAATACCCAAAAGCCTGAGCTGATTTTCAAAGAACTTAGAATAAACGAAGAAGTGATTTCCTGGCATAGTCTGAGCAGTAGCTATACTATAGATGAGCAGGGAGAGAGTGTCAACACCTTTGCGCGGACATCTGATGAGCTGATCGTTTATGGCAAAAAGCTTCAGGACTCGGAGCGCCAGCAGTTGCAGGACAATTTCAAGGGAGTTGATTTTGATAGTATATCGAGTTTCTATCCTATTCCGCAAGAGCTCGTGCTGCCCTATTCGCATAATAACATCAATATTGACTTTGGTACCAATGAGCTGGCCAAGCCAAGTTTAGTAGAATATCAATTCATGCTGGATGGGTACGATGATAAGTGGAGCCCCATACTGAAAAGAACTACGGCGAATTATGGCAATATTCCCGAAGGGAGCTATACCCTAAATGTGCGGGCAAGATTCACAGGACCTGTAGAAGGAGATGCCGGAGCGTGGACAGCGCCTATTCAGTTTTCATTTGAGGTGCTTCCTCCCTGGTACCGCACTTGGTGGGCATTTTTGATTTATTCTCTAGCTATAGTTTTCCTGATTTTCAGATTGTACATCTATCAGCGAAATAAGCTCATCAAACAAGAGAATGAGAAAGCCAAAGAACGGGAACTGGAGCATGCGAAAGCCATAGAGGTAGCCTATACTGAGCTGGCAGCTACCCACGAGAATCTCAAAGGAGCCCAGGCTCAGCTGGTCCATTCGGAGAAAATGGCCTCACTCGGTGAACTAATGGCGGGGATCGCGCATGAGATTCAGAATCCTTTGAACTTTGTCAATAACTTTTCGGAAGTCACCAATGAGCTGGTGAAGGAGATCAAGGAGGAAGTCGCAAAACCAGCAGAAATCAGAGATGTAGAGCTGGAGGCAGAAATCCTCGATGACATTGAAAGCAACCTGGAAAAGATCAATAAGCATGGCAAGCGGGCAGGAGCAATAGTGAAAGGAATGCTGCAGCATAGCCGAAGCGGAAAAGGAATAAAGGAACTGACGAATCTAAATGCCTTGTCAGAAGAGTACATGAAACTTGCATTTCACGGGCTTAAGGCAAAGGAGAGTGACTTCAATGCGGACTTTGAGACGCAGCTTGATGATGATGCCCCCAAAATCGAAGTGGTCGTTCAGGATATAGGCCGGGTGCTGCTGAATGTCTTCAACAATGCCTTCTATGCTTGTGCGGAGCGAGCCAAAGCTTTGTTACCCAGTCAACATGTTTCGCTTGCCGAAGGGGCGGGCCAGGTGGAGGATTTTCAACCGAAAGTCACTTTGATGACCAAGAAAATAGGGTTTGGAGATGAAAGAAAGGGGATTCAAATCCTGATTTCGGACAATGGCAAAGGCATTCCAAAATCAGTGATTGACAAGATTTTTCAGCCATTTTTTACGACTAAGCCCACGGGACAAGGTACCGGCCTGGGCCTCTCGCTGAGCTATGATATCATCAAAGCTCACGGAGGAGAGATCAGCGTAAAATCCACCGAAAACGAAGGAACCACCTTTACCATCAATTTATATGCATCACCCCTTGCACTCTGA